In the genome of Pichia kudriavzevii chromosome 4, complete sequence, one region contains:
- a CDS encoding uncharacterized protein (PKUD0D00780; Pfam Domains: DUF1000(3e-07)): MSCPHAHPRFPTVPTNPAQNLLPYIDLPRVEGANVANPPASRVLKSPHEPIASLYGPEMLLIVPFSTEVKVYSILLQTDVPVTLAIWKNPPSHLDLGTALPGSATFHAHHPAHSIEPIEHHLPRHRFAGVTCVALLLRWEEQMDFDNSLIDVSYLEFRGESTSISRAIGSLAHVVYEKKPQLEDHKTMASFMNNTLLQ; the protein is encoded by the coding sequence ATGTCCTGTCCCCACGCACATCCACGGTTCCCAACTGTCCCTACCAATCCAGCACAGAACCTGCTTCCTTATATTGACCTTCCCCGCGTAGAGGGAGCCAATGTCGCCAACCCACCAGCGTCACGTGTCCTGAAATCACCACATGAACCCATTGCGTCTCTATATGGGCCAGAAATGCTATTAATTGTCCCCTTCTCCACTGAGGTGAAGGTATATTCCATACTATTACAAACTGATGTTCCAGTGACTCTTGCAATTTGGAAGAATCCTCCCTCTCATTTGGATCTCGGAACAGCCTTGCCCGGCTCTGCAACTTTCCATGCACACCATCCGGCACATTCGATCGAACCAATAGAACACCACCTCCCTCGTCATAGGTTTGCAGGCGTTACATGTGTTGCTCTCCTCCTTAGATGGGAAGAACAAAtggattttgataattccCTTATAGACGTCTCTTATTTAGAATTCCGTGGGGAATCTACATCCATTTCCCGCGCAATTGGATCTCTCGCGCATGTTGTCTATGAGAAAAAACCTCAACTGGAGGACCACAAAACAATGGCCTCGTTCATGAACAACACACTTCTCCAGTAA
- a CDS encoding uncharacterized protein (PKUD0D00760; similar to Saccharomyces cerevisiae YLL034C (RIX7); ancestral locus Anc_4.23) — MSTRKKGVLQQNLDNSVYNHILKLLDDKTATLKLSPNNETGFTTALAKDLSYDEIMQYIRLQDKTMGRMKMDLLGKAIDRVWAEIKEEEAVELAELGVTPRIEHPKDEVEESGLMEVTDLNIANKNIVSLWNQANTSTNENGPNDGKTVKTLDKEEKESNKKRRGKEEGSKKKRVKVDRSPPKASLKQLGGLDEVHAELMEVVGMPILHPEIYLSTGIQPPRGVLLHGPPGCGKTSIANALAGDLGVSFINISAPSVVSGMSGESEKKVRELFDEAKSLAPCIIFIDEIDAITPKRDGGAQREMERRIVAQLLTCMDELTLENTNGKPVIVIGATNRPDSLDAALRRAGRFDREISINVPSEAARYHILKSMTENLKISGELGLKELAKMTPGFVGADLKALVTSAGVSAIKRIFSTLSDENGQLPFDFEEEKTQEEQQEHCEDVDMDRPQDEEFITPLTTPMSPSGNQRAFAEVAISPKLCSPGSSVSIIQKFLEKHPNPLTEKQLEPLCITKEDFLTALPSIQPTAKREGFATVPDVTWANVGALSNIRIELHMAIVQPIKHPEIYLKVGISAPAGVLMWGPPGCGKTLLAKAVANESKANFISVKGPELLNKYVGESERAVRQVFSRARASVPCIIFFDELDALVPRRDTSLSESSSRVVNTLLTELDGLNNRKGIFVIGATNRPDMIDPAMLRPGRLDKSLFIELPNAAERLDILKTLIKSNGTPLSSDIDLSSISHDERCRNFSGADLSSLVREASVIALKRKIFTGIKNLDEYVDEEASDMSNIVVTADDFDKALDATKPSVSDRDRAKYEKLNKRLGWDKTGVSAPSKEEVADI; from the coding sequence ATGTCTacgagaaaaaaaggtgtGTTACAACAAAACCTGGATAACAGTGTCTATAATCACATACTTAAATTGCTGGACGACAAAACAGCAACTCTAAAATTATCTCCTAATAATGAAACAGGATTTACAACGGCACTTGCCAAAGACTTGAGCTATGATGAAATCATGCAGTATATTCGATTGCAAGACAAAACTATGGGCAGAATGAAGATGGATCTACTGGGGAAGGCCATCGATAGGGTATGGGCGGAAATCAAGGAGGAGGAGGCAGTGGAATTGGCAGAATTAGGAGTGACTCCTAGGATTGAACATCCAAAGGATGAGGTTGAAGAATCAGGATTGATGGAGGTTACAGATTTGAATATTGCCAATAAGAATATTGTCAGTTTGTGGAATCAGGCAAACACAAGCACCAACGAAAATGGCCCTAATGATGGAAAGACGGTGAAAACTTTggataaagaagaaaaagagagtAATAAAAAGCGCAGAGGTAAAGAGGAAGGAAGTAAGAAGAAACGGGTCAAAGTGGACAGGTCACCACCAAAGGCCTCTCTCAAACAGCTAGGTGGGTTGGACGAAGTCCACGCAGAATTGATGGAGGTTGTAGGTATGCCCATATTGCATCCTGAAATATACTTGTCTACAGGTATTCAGCCTCCAAGGGGAGTGTTACTCCATGGACCTCCAGGTTGTGGTAAAACCTCCATAGCAAATGCGCTTGCCGGAGATCTAGGGGTTtccttcatcaacatctcGGCACCTTCGGTTGTGAGCGGCATGTCTGGTGAGTCCGAGAAGAAGGTTAGAGAACTGTTTGATGAAGCAAAATCGTTGGCACCATGCATTATTTTCATAGACGAAATTGATGCAATCACACCCAAGAGGGATGGAGGTGCCCAGCGTGAAATGGAGAGACGGATCGTTGCACAGTTACTCACATGTATGGACGAACTGACCCTTGAAAACACAAACGGCAAACCTGTTATAGTTATTGGGGCTACCAATCGACCAGACAGTTTGGATGCTGCGTTGAGAAGAGCTGGTCGGTTTGATAGGGAAATCAGTATCAACGTTCCAAGCGAAGCTGCCAGATATCATATACTGAAAAGCATGactgaaaatttgaaaatctcaGGTGAATTGGGGTTGAAGGAATTGGCCAAAATGACACCTGGGTTTGTTGGTGCTGATTTAAAGGCATTGGTTACCTCTGCTGGTGTTTCTGCAATCAAAAGAATCTTTAGCACGCTATCGGATGAAAATGGGCAACTGCCgtttgattttgaggaGGAGAAAACACAAGAGGAGCAACAAGAACACTGTGAGGATGTCGACATGGATAGACCACAAGATGAAGAGTTTATAACGCCCCTAACAACTCCAATGTCACCGTCTGGCAACCAGAGGGCGTTTGCAGAAGTTGCGATATCGCCAAAGTTGTGCTCTCCTGGAAGCAGTGTATCGATCATCCAAAAATTCCTAGAGAAACATCCAAACCCATTGACTGAAAAGCAGCTGGAACCTCTCTGTATAACAAAGGAAGATTTCCTAACAGCACTACCAAGTATCCAACCTACAGCTAAGCGTGAAGGGTTTGCTACCGTTCCTGATGTCACATGGGCCAATGTTGGTGCATTATCTAACATCAGAATAGAATTACACATGGCCATTGTTCAGCCTATCAAGCATCCTGAAATTTACTTGAAAGTTGGTATTTCGGCGCCTGCTGGTGTTCTAATGTGGGGGCCACCAGGTTGTGGTAAGACATTGTTAGCCAAGGCTGTTGCGAATGAATCTAAGGCTAACTTCATCAGTGTCAAAGGACCAGAACTATTGAATAAGTATGTTGGTGAGTCTGAACGTGCAGTTCGTCAGGTCTTCTCTAGAGCACGCGCTAGTGTCCCTTGTATAATCttctttgatgaattggatGCCCTCGTACCGAGAAGAGACACGAGTTTGAGTGAAAGTTCGTCCCGTGTGGTGAATACACTATTAACAGAGCTAGATGGTTTGAATAACAGGAAGGGGATTTTTGTCATTGGTGCAACCAATAGACCAGACATGATTGACCCCGCAATGTTGAGACCCGGTCGATTAGATAAGTCGCTATTTATTGAACTGCCTAATGCAGCGGAGAGACTAGACATattgaagacattgatCAAGTCGAACGGAACACCGCTATCCAGTGATATCGATTTGAGCTCTATATCCCACGATGAAAGATGCAGAAACTTCTCTGGTGCAGATTTGTCGTCCTTAGTCAGGGAAGCATCAGTCATTGctttgaagagaaagattTTCACCGGGATCAAGAATTTGGACGAATATGTTGACGAGGAGGCCAGTGATATGTCCAACATTGTTGTTACTGCTGACGATTTTGACAAAGCTCTTGATGCTACTAAGCCATCGGTCAGTGATCGAGATCGTGCTAAATACGAGAAGCTCAACAAAAGACTAGGATGGGACAAAACGGGCGTCAGTGCCCCAagtaaagaagaagttgcagATATTTGA
- a CDS encoding uncharacterized protein (PKUD0D00770; similar to Saccharomyces cerevisiae YFL009W (CDC4); ancestral locus Anc_8.67) — MTAKRSLSPLRPLSTSEVSISQVSPGGKRRHLNSVNDDSLMSLSLPSPSASPIHSSTDSSETSNLPLLLSIIKNTPRGELSHLHAFLLNFLKRDILLGLPLEISIVILSQLDKGDLVHCMMVCKQWNLLINNTPELWKRLIFRDSLITSAEEFERDYAALEQNGTKRVNIPKQMYKLRYTVLKRWMDPTFTPHRQVLEGPDLNVITCLQFDNEKIAAGSNSCQILIYNTQSGELIHTLLGHTGGVWAMKFYGDILASGSTDRTVRIWNTRTGKCTHIFKGHTSTVRCLEIVQPQRIGTDVQGNPIMFPEEPMLVSGSRDATLYLWKLPINDSDSEAPWEFDVGENPYFVNVLKGHLASVRTVTAYANLVISGSYDSTVRVWDISTCECKYTLEGHSDRIYSVVYDPHRHRCYSASVDNTVRIWDLETGECLHILEGHQILVGLVTASRNALVSAAADSTVRVWDQDTGHARVVFRGHSGAITCVVNDDFKVVSGSQGMLKLWDVQTGKFVRDLVEGVDGSVWQVCIDWKRCVSAVQRGDVTVLEVLDFTKGLV, encoded by the coding sequence ATGACAGCTAAACGCAGTCTGTCTCCACTAAGACCCTTGTCGACGAGCGAGGTGTCGATTTCACAGGTATCTCCAGGCGGGAAGAGACGCCATTTGAATAGCGTCAATGACGATTCATTGATGTCCCTCTCATTGCCCTCACCTAGTGCTTCTCCTATCCATTCAAGTACAGATTCAAGTGAGACGTCGAACTTGCCGTTACTATTGTCGATTATCAAAAACACGCCAAGGGGAGAGTTGTCCCATTTACATGCTTTTctattgaattttttaaagAGGGACATTCTCTTGGGACTACCTCTTGAGATATCCATTGTTATTTTATCGCAACTAGACAAAGGCGACTTGGTTCATTGCATGATGGTGTGCAAGCAATGGAACTTGCTTATAAATAATACCCCGGAATTATGGAAACGTCTTATATTTAGAGACTCTCTAATAACCAGTGCGGAGGAATTCGAGAGAGACTATGCAGCCCTTGAGCAGAATGGTACTAAAAGGGTGAACATTCCGAAACAAATGTACAAACTTCGATATACAGTATTGAAACGTTGGATGGATCCAACCTTCACCCCCCATCGCCAGGTTCTTGAAGGCCCGGATTTGAATGTCATCACTTGTCTCCAGTTCGATAATGAGAAAATAGCCGCTGGCTCAAATTCATGCCAAATTCTCATTTATAATACTCAATCAGGTGAGTTGATACATACATTACTTGGCCATACAGGCGGTGTTTGGGCAATGAAGTTCTATGGTGATATACTTGCATCTGGATCCACCGATCGCACAGTGAGAATATGGAATACACGCACGGGGAAATGCACCCACATCTTTAAGGGACATACGTCCACAGTGAGGTGTCTTGAAATTGTACAACCGCAACGGATCGGAACCGATGTCCAGGGGAACCCTATAATGTTCCCCGAAGAACCTATGCTAGTGAGTGGGTCAAGAGATGCAACACTCTATCTATGGAAGCTACCTATCAATGACTCGGATTCAGAAGCTCCTTGGGAGTTTGACGTTGGTGAAAATCCGTACTTTGTCAACGTATTAAAAGGCCACTTGGCCAGCGTGAGAACAGTGACTGCTTATGCAAACCTCGTCATTTCAGGTAGCTATGATTCTACGGTGCGTGTGTGGGACATCTCCACATGCGAGTGTAAATATACATTGGAAGGGCATTCTGACCGGATTTACTCTGTTGTTTATGATCCTCATAGACATAGGTGCTATTCAGCTAGTGTGGATAATACAGTACGTATATGGGATCTGGAAACAGGAGAGTGTTTGCATATATTGGAAGGCCATCAAATATTGGTTGGTCTGGTCACTGCTTCCCGGAATGCACTTGTATCGGCGGCGGCAGACTCAACAGTCCGTGTCTGGGACCAAGACACGGGACATGCAAGAGTGGTTTTCCGGGGGCATTCTGGCGCCATTACCTGTGTTGTCAAcgatgatttcaaagttgtGAGCGGTTCACAGGGAATGCTGAAATTGTGGGATGTACAAACGGGTAAGTTTGTAAGAGATTTAGTTGAAGGTGTAGATGGTTCTGTATGGCAAGTATGCATTGACTGGAAACGTTGCGTGAGTGCAGTTCAGCGTGGTGATGTCACCGTCTTAGAGGTTCTTGATTTCACCAAGGGTCTAGTCTAG